One genomic window of Pelagibaculum spongiae includes the following:
- the flgJ gene encoding flagellar assembly peptidoglycan hydrolase FlgJ, translated as MQLANENYLASDVRGLADLKRQAGRNNPEATREAARQFEGQFFKMMLKSMRESNAVFEEGNFMHSNGEKVYEQMMDDQLVDRMTRSGSLGLTDMIVDQLQRASKKVDAVAPETLNVPQRNQWLSLKQLQNKIVASPIENNSSANKSRFSQALSDAQMPATNFSDPADFVRQLMPMAKTAANKLGVKPEVLIAQAALETGWGKKMVKGVDGSGSNNLFNIKADHRWQGGRVQVSTLEFRGGVAKKEMASFRAYPNLKSSFNDYVDFISQSPRYSQAMKNTSDSKAYLSELQNAGYATDPNYAAKIQRIAEGEHFTSEVNVNLGVQG; from the coding sequence ATGCAGCTGGCTAATGAAAATTACCTAGCCAGTGATGTTCGTGGACTGGCTGACTTAAAGCGCCAGGCTGGCCGAAACAACCCAGAAGCAACGCGAGAAGCTGCGCGTCAATTTGAAGGTCAATTCTTTAAAATGATGCTGAAATCGATGCGTGAAAGTAATGCAGTGTTTGAAGAAGGTAACTTCATGCATAGCAATGGTGAAAAAGTCTACGAGCAGATGATGGATGATCAGCTGGTAGATCGGATGACACGTTCTGGCAGCTTAGGTCTGACAGATATGATTGTTGACCAGTTACAGCGAGCATCCAAAAAAGTTGATGCAGTAGCACCAGAGACATTAAATGTACCGCAAAGAAATCAATGGTTATCACTAAAGCAGTTGCAAAACAAAATAGTTGCTAGCCCAATTGAAAATAATAGCTCGGCCAATAAAAGTCGTTTTTCGCAAGCGCTTTCTGATGCACAAATGCCAGCAACAAACTTTTCTGACCCTGCCGATTTTGTTCGTCAGTTAATGCCAATGGCTAAAACGGCAGCAAACAAATTAGGTGTTAAGCCAGAAGTACTGATTGCTCAAGCGGCGCTTGAAACCGGCTGGGGCAAAAAGATGGTTAAAGGTGTGGACGGTAGTGGCAGCAATAACCTGTTTAATATAAAGGCCGATCATCGCTGGCAAGGGGGGCGGGTACAGGTATCGACACTGGAGTTTCGCGGTGGTGTGGCGAAAAAGGAAATGGCCAGCTTTCGTGCGTATCCAAATTTAAAATCAAGCTTTAATGATTATGTCGATTTTATTTCACAATCACCGCGCTATTCGCAGGCAATGAAAAACACTTCTGATAGCAAAGCTTATTTATCTGAGCTGCAAAATGCTGGTTATGCAACCGATCCAAATTACGCAGCAAAAATTCAAAGAATCGCTGAAGGTGAACACTTCACTAGCGAAGTAAATGTGAATCTAGGAGTGCAGGGCTAA
- the flgL gene encoding flagellar hook-associated protein FlgL produces MRISTLQMYNSTLSQINKSQSEMSDIQVQMSTGKRVNQASDDPLAMAQIIVLDQEINQLEQFQGNANFAENRLALEDSTLDAVTSSLQRIRELMISANKESLSQNDRDIIAQEMQTQLEHVTGLANTREANGEYLFSGFQSQQQPFTVNREGIYSYQGDNGSREIEIGPNARVITNHPGSEIFVNIETAGAPRVVAGVANTGTATVESRVKGAYSATPLQVKIVDEGAGPEIVASDLAGKQLFPKPGDPAFAYDSTKGAAIVVDGVEIIISDGAKTNDTFGLTFGGNQDLFTTVSNIIQVLEDPDSGTEADTVRMESLGRLLNDLDSGMNNISLQRAEIGSRLNSVDTEREVNEGLSLFDKTLRSNLRDADFATLVTELSVKQASLQASMKSFSLAQGSSLFDYI; encoded by the coding sequence ATGCGTATATCAACTTTACAAATGTATAACAGCACTCTGTCGCAAATAAATAAGTCACAATCGGAAATGTCTGATATTCAAGTACAAATGTCGACGGGTAAAAGAGTCAATCAAGCATCTGACGACCCTTTAGCAATGGCACAGATCATTGTGTTAGATCAAGAAATCAATCAGTTGGAACAGTTTCAAGGTAATGCTAATTTCGCAGAAAATCGATTGGCTTTAGAAGACAGTACGCTAGATGCTGTTACGAGCAGCTTGCAGCGGATTCGAGAATTAATGATCAGCGCCAATAAAGAATCATTGTCGCAAAATGACCGCGACATTATTGCTCAGGAAATGCAAACACAATTAGAACACGTCACTGGCTTAGCCAATACGCGCGAAGCAAATGGAGAATATTTGTTTTCCGGTTTTCAAAGCCAGCAGCAGCCTTTTACTGTCAACCGTGAAGGTATTTATTCTTACCAAGGTGACAATGGCAGCCGAGAAATAGAAATTGGCCCAAATGCTCGAGTCATTACCAATCATCCAGGTAGTGAAATCTTTGTAAATATAGAAACAGCTGGCGCACCTCGAGTAGTTGCTGGTGTAGCTAATACCGGAACCGCTACGGTAGAAAGTCGAGTTAAAGGTGCTTACTCAGCGACTCCGTTACAGGTTAAAATTGTCGATGAAGGTGCTGGACCAGAAATAGTAGCGAGTGATCTCGCAGGTAAACAACTTTTTCCAAAACCTGGTGATCCAGCTTTCGCTTATGACTCAACAAAAGGTGCTGCGATAGTCGTTGATGGTGTAGAAATAATTATTTCTGATGGAGCCAAAACGAATGATACATTTGGTCTGACATTTGGCGGCAACCAAGATTTATTTACCACCGTGAGTAATATCATTCAGGTTTTAGAAGATCCAGATAGTGGCACTGAAGCAGATACAGTTCGCATGGAAAGTCTTGGTAGATTATTAAATGATTTAGATTCTGGTATGAATAATATTTCACTACAGCGAGCGGAAATTGGTTCGCGATTAAATAGTGTAGATACCGAGCGAGAAGTAAATGAAGGATTAAGTCTTTTCGATAAAACATTACGCTCAAATTTACGAGATGCCGATTTTGCGAC
- the flgK gene encoding flagellar hook-associated protein FlgK: MAGMMQTGLSGLTVSQAGLSTTSHNIANVNTPGYSRQRVFQDARIPDFSGAGFIGTGAEMSNILRNYDQFAVMQVWSNTTTANQYDYSYNTTSQIDKLLSDSSTGLADSMQHLFTSMQGVANNPSDPAARQVMLDRSQLLVDRMESLDKQLLESGNRINSAIDGSVTIVNSLAEQIAAINVEIDKISAGSNFQPNDLLDKRDDMIRELSEYTSVKVQTGERLMVDVFIGTGQSLVLGGANNTLKTSPDPGDPLNRSIQITSNTGDIDITDTITGGKIGAMKELKKTAVEETQNELGRLALVIQQTMNEQQKLGVDINGQLGEPLYSDVNSQHLKDARGQAYLTNNGAAKASVSIDDASKLTTSDYTVKFIGDVDNDKYKYLVTRKNPEETFEIDTTEQADPLLIKIAGGTAPNDFDEGFSIELSEAPAVGDKFLITPTRHGLTDFQRRIDDPEKIAAAVPVTNVNAETNAGDSRIQNLKFVERTGDGSGWNSLKDITLTFQDAIDFDGDGTPDGPGFTLSIDGGVTTTASIPYNQATDETVKGYQIEIADLGKIEFNLAGTPQAGDSIKISANRSGQGDNRNMQLMAGLKDQNLVNGRTLTEAYGQTVSRIGAQGDNAKINMDASKTLLNLANQNQQSISGVNLDEEATRLMQYQQAYQASAKVISVADGVIQTLLDAIRV; encoded by the coding sequence ATGGCAGGAATGATGCAGACAGGCTTGTCTGGCTTAACAGTAAGTCAGGCAGGATTAAGCACGACCAGCCACAATATTGCCAACGTTAACACGCCAGGTTATAGCCGTCAGCGTGTATTCCAAGATGCTCGCATTCCCGATTTCAGTGGTGCCGGATTTATTGGTACCGGTGCGGAAATGAGTAATATTCTTCGCAATTATGACCAGTTTGCAGTGATGCAGGTTTGGTCAAATACCACGACCGCCAATCAGTATGATTACAGCTACAACACCACCAGCCAGATCGATAAATTATTGTCAGACTCTTCGACCGGACTGGCAGATTCAATGCAGCATTTGTTTACTTCAATGCAGGGGGTTGCCAATAATCCATCGGACCCTGCAGCACGTCAGGTGATGTTAGATCGAAGCCAATTACTAGTCGATAGAATGGAAAGTCTAGATAAACAATTGCTTGAATCGGGTAATCGAATTAATTCAGCAATTGATGGCTCAGTCACCATAGTTAATTCACTGGCAGAGCAAATTGCAGCTATTAACGTTGAAATTGATAAAATTAGTGCCGGTTCTAATTTTCAGCCAAACGATTTATTAGACAAACGCGATGACATGATTCGTGAACTCTCGGAATACACTTCAGTCAAGGTGCAAACCGGTGAGCGTTTAATGGTCGATGTTTTTATTGGCACGGGTCAATCTTTGGTATTGGGCGGGGCTAATAACACCTTAAAAACATCGCCTGATCCCGGTGATCCACTAAACAGATCGATTCAAATTACCAGCAATACCGGTGATATCGATATTACCGATACCATTACTGGCGGTAAAATCGGTGCAATGAAAGAACTGAAAAAAACCGCAGTAGAAGAAACTCAAAATGAGCTTGGGCGGTTGGCTTTAGTGATCCAACAGACCATGAATGAACAGCAAAAACTCGGTGTTGATATTAATGGTCAATTGGGTGAACCATTATATAGCGATGTAAATAGCCAGCATTTAAAAGACGCGCGTGGGCAGGCGTATTTAACCAATAATGGCGCGGCAAAAGCTTCTGTTTCTATTGATGATGCGAGTAAACTAACCACCAGTGATTATACGGTTAAATTTATTGGTGATGTAGATAATGATAAATATAAATATTTGGTTACCCGTAAAAACCCTGAAGAGACTTTTGAGATAGATACCACAGAACAAGCTGATCCGTTATTAATAAAAATTGCTGGCGGTACTGCACCGAATGATTTTGATGAAGGTTTTTCAATTGAATTATCAGAAGCGCCAGCTGTGGGTGATAAGTTCCTGATTACACCTACCCGTCATGGACTAACTGATTTTCAACGTCGGATTGATGACCCAGAAAAAATTGCAGCAGCAGTGCCCGTCACTAACGTTAATGCTGAAACTAATGCCGGTGATAGCAGAATTCAAAATCTGAAGTTTGTAGAAAGAACCGGCGATGGTTCTGGCTGGAATAGCTTGAAAGATATCACGCTGACTTTTCAGGATGCGATCGATTTTGATGGCGATGGTACTCCAGACGGCCCTGGGTTTACTTTGTCAATAGATGGTGGTGTAACAACGACCGCTAGTATTCCATATAATCAAGCAACAGATGAAACAGTAAAGGGCTACCAAATTGAAATTGCAGACTTGGGTAAAATTGAATTTAATCTAGCTGGCACACCACAGGCAGGCGATAGCATCAAGATTTCTGCTAACCGAAGCGGGCAAGGTGATAATAGAAATATGCAGCTAATGGCCGGTTTAAAAGATCAAAATCTAGTCAATGGCCGCACATTAACTGAAGCCTACGGGCAAACCGTGTCACGGATTGGAGCTCAAGGTGATAATGCAAAAATCAATATGGATGCTAGCAAAACCTTGTTGAATTTAGCGAATCAGAATCAGCAATCGATTTCTGGCGTCAATCTGGATGAAGAAGCCACTCGATTAATGCAATACCAACAGGCTTATCAGGCATCGGCAAAAGTGATTTCGGTCGCTGATGGTGTGATTCAAACATTGTTAGATGCGATTCGAGTTTAA